A single genomic interval of bacterium harbors:
- a CDS encoding methyltransferase domain-containing protein encodes MSDRSVISLFRDEEVPRYDLSRAPTLVRLLDDRLPEVDDDLWRRWGSFQGEFLDWTREQAGVNREYVAESIARLAELFDHRGPLKGDVLDVGGGWGLLRMWWSAGGDSLFVVHDPALERFLTGPPPVYRELYGGALERPMTFVAGFGEELPYRDAVFDEFVCAATLDHALDPRRVLVEGRRCLKPGGRALVILHCTGLSGEERTLRRPFGKRLGSALRHPLRSFKRLLRGSKDHHLHHFTAEGLTALMEEAGFTGVEVRPYGEGSGARAFLAHRPE; translated from the coding sequence TTTCGCTGTTCCGGGATGAAGAGGTGCCGCGCTACGACCTGTCCCGGGCGCCGACACTCGTCCGCCTGCTGGACGACCGGCTGCCCGAGGTGGACGACGACCTATGGCGGCGCTGGGGCTCCTTTCAGGGCGAGTTCCTCGACTGGACCCGGGAGCAGGCCGGGGTGAACCGGGAGTACGTCGCCGAGAGTATCGCCCGCCTGGCCGAGCTCTTCGATCACCGGGGGCCTCTGAAGGGGGACGTCCTGGACGTGGGCGGCGGCTGGGGGCTCTTGCGGATGTGGTGGAGCGCGGGCGGCGATTCCCTTTTCGTCGTCCACGACCCCGCCCTGGAGCGTTTCCTCACCGGACCCCCGCCCGTCTACCGGGAGCTGTACGGCGGGGCGCTGGAACGTCCGATGACCTTCGTGGCCGGCTTCGGCGAGGAACTGCCTTACCGGGACGCGGTTTTCGACGAATTCGTCTGCGCCGCGACGCTGGACCACGCCCTGGACCCCCGGCGGGTGCTCGTCGAGGGGCGCCGCTGCCTGAAGCCGGGCGGACGCGCGCTGGTCATCCTGCACTGCACGGGGCTTTCGGGTGAGGAGAGAACGCTCCGGAGGCCCTTCGGGAAACGTCTGGGCTCCGCGCTCCGGCATCCCCTGCGGTCGTTCAAACGGCTCCTGCGCGGGTCGAAAGACCACCACCTGCACCACTTCACCGCGGAGGGGCTGACCGCCCTCATGGAGGAGGCGGGCTTCACCGGGGTC